GCAAATATGCACTTTACTTTTTGTCACTAAAAATGTTGTATGAACATCTTAAACATAGtcacataaataattaaaaataaaataaattaaaactacaAAATTGTTTTCTTTAAGAAATTAGGAACATtatattaaacattttttaggACAAAGGTTCTGTTAGTCAATACTGGGATTGAGATACAAGCCAGACtgatattgttttaaaattgcaTTCCAATAGTGTTTATTTCCCATTGCCCATGAATTAAATTCAACTATAAATGTCAATACTTATATAACTTATAcgtaagtacattattaaaCTGGTAACATAAACGATGTACATtctgttgcaaaagtggtatagtaagccaaaaggTGGTGACTCAGCTTGTCAAAGTAACctatcacaaaaaaatactatggAGGAGCATTTTATTgggaaaattattaattatttattctgcttcgttcggcttactatactatTTTTAGCAccctgtaaaaataataatttttagtCACAATTTTTTTTGCGCAAACACGTCTTCATGGCAGCTAAACTCTATAacagtacccgtatcatgaaaattcgaactaacgaatagaatcgaatgcgagtgcgactattgtcaacttgacagcactttcgaacactttttacctttcgaatgagtttcgaaaagaatgaccacagagtacatgatattattctgacaatgacctatggaatgatagctgtcaaactttcgcaaatctgtacaccgccattttgttgttgacaggttgacagcactttcgaatagactatcgaatagaatatgctgcggtttttcatgatacgggtactgcTGACCAAGGTTGATAgttatgtattaaattcataGTCAAATACTAATGAAGCaaatgtttcatttatttataagtttgactagctacatatttatgtatgtaggtataattcaaTAATCTAATAACACCCAGAACATTTGCACTTATCTTAAAACTCTTAAGTACAAAAACATACAATAGTTCCTTGAAGTTTCACTGAATACCTTGATTAATACAAATAGTTAAAATTATCACAACTctgactataaaataaaatttaatgataaCATTAATATATCACAAAgtgtcaataaataaatctatacCAAATCATAATTCCATTATGATTCACACTATCCCATAGCATTATGTATAAAACTAGCAATCATATTACTATAAGGAAATTTTACTTGTTGGCCACTctaaggcagcgttcccactacgccggaccggcagatctgccgcgccggtaaatctgccggaagagctagtggctgtacaatttatatgaagctattcacattatcccgggtccggcatttttgccgagcccggcatttctaccgaacgttttgtcactacgaattgccggtagaacgaccgggcccggagtaatgtgaacgagtttgtgccggtatctgtcccccgctcgccccgctcgtgctcccctcgcaggtccaaattcaactgaggactgtctgaatttcttccgggatccgatgtaatgtgaacactctgtccggtgtccggttttcggcagatctgccggtccggcgtagtgggaacgctgcctcaCTGAACTATTTAAACAGTTGTTAACTACATTAAAcatcaaatataattttagaatGTTTCAAAATGCACTCGCATCTACtgaaatgatttattttagaaatcattaagtatttacttttGATGTCGACTGTACAGGCGTATTCTGGggaaaataaaacttacccCAGTGACAATGCTATTCAGAGGGGTCACTATGAAAACACGTGAGTGGTTACGCTCGGTACGTTTACGTTTAGTGCAACGAGACACAGTCGTGGTCTGCACTTCTAGTCTTCGGAGTGCTGCGCTCAGCGCTGACCTCAACTCCAACTCGTTGCATTTAACGAACGAGCTCTCATTAATTCATCTTTCGATTTCTATAATTAGGTACGGttatgtgcagagaaacctgacccccctctcatagtaagaATGTTTCtaagaggggtcaggtttatctgccctGTTTTCAAAATGAATCTTTTCTATTGCATTTTCGCTATTCTTTCCGCTAGTCAGAACAATCATTAGACCCCTCGCTGTAGGTTGACCTGTGAGTTGGAGAGCGAGCCGGGCGGCAGGCTGTCTTCATCGTCGGTCTCCCTATCGTTGCTGATCCTGATCGCCTGGTACCACTGGTTCGTGAGGTCTGTCATTTGACTCTTGCAGTCTTTCAGCTCCTGTAATAcgttgaaaatttaaaatacatttaggATGCCTTCAAGTGCTAGCTAGCGAGAGGTCTGATAAGATGCCAGTTTTTGCCTGACACCATTGCGTAATTAAAGCACCTGCGGTGGTCGTGCACTGCGTGCACAACACATGATATAAATTGGGATATACACGTGTTGTGTCTTATTACTAAGATACTTTAGAACTTGGTGGAGTCCAAACCGTAAGAtatctaattttattttcctgtGAAATTTTCCATTTTATTACGTACCTAAGAAAAATacatgtataaatataatatgacatGGATGAAAACATCCACTATCATAAGCTGCTATTGTGTCGCCCTTTTGGTCAAGTTAAATGAACATATAATTTAGACACAACTAATTATGTAGGTTTTCCACTTACCTGATGTGTAAATCTTCTGGTGAAGAAGGGCGTCAAATACTTCATATCCAGCCTGACGAAGCCTTTTATTCTTGTTGCGTGAGAGTAGCTGAcctgaaaattattattataaatgaattGATTTCCTATAAGAAAAAAAGATGaatttttcattaattataCTATAATCACTACAACAGATGGCGCAGGTTTAGTTACATCGAGTTCGATTCATGGCCAAGGAAGATAACAATTTCGACGAAAATTAAGGCTTTTTTATCGTGTTTGTACCTAATTTGTTCCCACTCTGCCCTCTCACTAAAGTTCAATTTAAGTAAGCTCTTACCTCTAGCTCCTCCTCAGTGATCTCGGACAGATGTTCGGAGTCGATCGTCTGTCCCCACTCCTTTGTTTTCGACAAGCTCACTTCCTTCTGTTTCCGTTGAGACCGCGAGCGTTTCACTTTCTTATTGGCCtgcaattttataaaaacaaatgaatcaCAGGTTCTGCTATGGAACTGGTGAAGATAAAACACACACGATCTGCGTTTGTAGCGAGGATTGGTGGCGCGTCGTCACCACAAAATTCCATCGAGCATTTGTATGGTTCCTATTGTACCTAACAATGTCATATCACCATTACTGCTAGGCATGTCGTAAAAAATTCCCGTAGGAATTCCAGAGTGACAGCTTCCAACATAgcaaatttcatcaaaaatTATTCAGTAGCTTTTGCGTGAAGGAGTAGAGCAAACATTGAAATAAACATTCACAATACCCGTAAGAACTTGAGCAGCGGCATGGTGGACCCGCCGAAGAACAGCGTGGTGAAGAGCACGATGATGAGCGTGGTGGTGATGATGACGTGGCGAGTCTCGTCCGAGAAGCCCAGGTGGAGGGATAGCGCGTACGATATCGCGCCGCGGAGGCCTGCGAAACAAGAGAATTATTTAAACTGAAGCGTATTTTTACATGACATTATTCTTAGTGAGTGAGAGGCATCTAATGGTCTTTTTATGCAGTCTCTTCATATAGGCTAGCGCATTCGCCAAGACGCTGGCCAAGCCAATGTGTAGAACGGGTTTTTACGCATTTGGGGTGGGTATTTGAACGTTGGCAGGCCCGCTACATCTAAGGACATTTGTTGCAAGCTTGCCGCAACTGCATTGATTCCATCCGCACATTGACCCAAACCAAACTAACGACCTTCCTATGTGTGGTGTGAATTACTCACAAGGCAAGGGCAAGCGCAACGCGTTGGCGAATGCGCAGGTCTATGTGATGAGGCAGCATTAGggcatataaatatataattatacttatcgCATATACATGCATGTATAAATATTCGCATTCAGCCATACTCACCGCTGAACCACATGATGAACATCATTTTCTTGGTGATCTTGTGCTCGCGGTACTTGTTGCAGAGCAGCGCGAGCGGGAAGATGTTGGCGGCGCGGCCCACCAGGCACAGCACGATGCTCCACACCACTAGCGCTGGCTCCACGCGGTGGTGGAAACTGTGACAATTTATTATACAAGTTATTCAGTGATCAAGATTTGATCCAGATATCAGAGCAACACAAGttggtttttattattattgtctaTTGTCACTTTCTGTGATCAATAAGCTGTATATCACTGTGAAACAGTGGTTTTCCTCAAGAAGACCAGCCAGCCTAACCTACCGTCTACGAATCATACATCAATGTATTTTAGAAAAAGTTTACCTTATGAAAATTCAGATTCAAAAGTAATAGGAGACAGTAGCACTAAGGATGTTTTAGCACTATAAGGTGCTTATTAAATGATTAATTAAGTGAATAACACATgcagtaaaaatatacattatatcTTTCAATACCTGAAAATGGCCAGTCCCAGGTAAGCAAACACGCAGGTTTCTGCAATGAAGGCCAGAGTCCTCATGGTCTGCTGCATGGTCACCTGAGTCACCGTCGACAGGTTGAAGTGAGTGTAGTGGGACATGACAATGCCACAAAACAGGATTGCCATTATGCCTGAAATGTTACACAGTTGGTTTTCATATTCTCTATGTTTCAGGATTGATGATCAGTAAAATGTTACAGTTGGTTTCTTGAATGATCAACATGGGCTTTGAATTTGAAGGTTAATGATTGGAAAGGTGGGTGTGAGCTACAATTATGGCATTCATGTGGTAGAGCTTGATGGTATGGGAAATGAAAAGCACTGCCATAAGGGTTCTATGAAAATAAACCAGAATAAGACCTTAAACATGTTCTTTTAACTCACCTGACAAGTGGATGCCTTCAGCCAGCACATAGGGGGCATATGTAAACACTAACATCATACCAAACTCTAGAGATGGGTTCTTACGTAAATCTACATGTTTCAAGAGAAGGGCACTGACCAGTGCAAAGAGGACTCCAATACCAGCCGAAGCAAAGAACATCAGCCAGAAACGGTTTATAGCAGAAAGAATTGCTTCTCCAGTGGACATGAAAGGGTCATTGGAGTCCAAGACTGCGGTTGTGAGGACAATAGCAATGGCATCATTCAAGATACTTTCCCCAAACACCAACATGTTCAGCACTGGATCAACGTCCAGGGCATGGAAGATAGCCACAGTGGCAACCGGGTCTACAGCAGATATCAGAGAGCCAAAGGCAAAAGATTCAACGAaacttaatttataaacaacttgTGCTAGGCCCAGTAGGTAAATCCCAGCTCCTATAACAAATGCAGAAATTGCTGTTCCCACAATTGCAAACAGTAGAATTGACCCTATATTTTGGAAAAAGTTTCCCTTATGAAGGTTGTATCCAGATTCAAAAATAATAGGAGGCAGCAGCACCAAGAAGAATGCTGTTGGTGAGAAGGCTTCTTCTTTCCTCCAATTTGCAATATTCTTTATAGACATCAGATTTATAATCATTCCAATTAGAGCACCCAGAAATACGATTACGACACTTTCTGGCAGGTATGAAAATCCTGTTTGTAACATCAAATGAATCAGAAGTATTCCAAGGGCCAGAATACAcagtacaaaaaatatagccATGGAACTGTTGTGCTCATCTTCTGCTGAACTCTTCTCAGGTAGGGGTGCTGCATCGGAGGGGCCCACTAACGAAATGTTGGGCGCTGCTGTGGTTGTTACATTTATCGGTGTTACTGATAATACGGAGTTATTTGAAGGTCCCACATCATAAACCACATTAGTACTCTCCGATGGTGAAGGTGAAGAGCGTTTTGCATCACTTATGGTAGTCGATTGAGTAGTTGGCCTGGGACTGCTGGAACTTTGATCACTGTTTCTTTTCGACCTTGATATTATGTTGAAAGGACTATCCATATCATTTTCACTTTTTTGCAcatattcgatattttcagAAGACACATGGTCACAGTAAGTTAGTATAAGCATTGCACTTAATGTGTAGAACCatattttattccaaaaaGGCTTCATTTTTCGGTGGTTTTGTTAGAAATAGGGAAATATCTCGAAATTTCAGAATATTTCAGATGAAAACAATAAAGTCAAGTCCACTCTGTGGTCAAGTCTTGTCATTTTGACAAGTATCTATTATCATATTTGACATATAATGCCACATGCCTGATCATGATCATACCGATAACTCTACGATAAGCTTCGCGGTCGCAGAAGAACTTCATCGATCAACGTTGTAGATTTCAAACCATTCCAAATccctgtataaaataaataataattccaAATCCGGACCAGCGTCCATCCATTACTTCTATGGTTGGCTTCGCCCCACAAACAATCAATTTTAAAACGGGACGATGTgttgatttatattataaccttgaataaatgattattttgtcttcaaaaaaaaaaaaaaaacgggactgttattattctgagcgtGCCATCTCTTTGCATGAAGTATGAACATGCTATTTAGTCTGTGGTGCCATAGACTAGAAACTAGAAGAGAAAAAACACTTGCGCTGCATCGCCGCTTGTTGTTTTACAaatccataaaattaccttttCTGcactaaatacctaattaaatccaattaattttgatttaagtaTGCAGAAGAATCACGGTGGTAAGTATTGTCATCTTCATTTACGTTA
The sequence above is a segment of the Plutella xylostella chromosome 29, ilPluXylo3.1, whole genome shotgun sequence genome. Coding sequences within it:
- the LOC105384734 gene encoding sodium/hydrogen exchanger 8; the encoded protein is MKPFWNKIWFYTLSAMLILTYCDHVSSENIEYVQKSENDMDSPFNIISRSKRNSDQSSSSPRPTTQSTTISDAKRSSPSPSESTNVVYDVGPSNNSVLSVTPINVTTTAAPNISLVGPSDAAPLPEKSSAEDEHNSSMAIFFVLCILALGILLIHLMLQTGFSYLPESVVIVFLGALIGMIINLMSIKNIANWRKEEAFSPTAFFLVLLPPIIFESGYNLHKGNFFQNIGSILLFAIVGTAISAFVIGAGIYLLGLAQVVYKLSFVESFAFGSLISAVDPVATVAIFHALDVDPVLNMLVFGESILNDAIAIVLTTAVLDSNDPFMSTGEAILSAINRFWLMFFASAGIGVLFALVSALLLKHVDLRKNPSLEFGMMLVFTYAPYVLAEGIHLSGIMAILFCGIVMSHYTHFNLSTVTQVTMQQTMRTLAFIAETCVFAYLGLAIFSFHHRVEPALVVWSIVLCLVGRAANIFPLALLCNKYREHKITKKMMFIMWFSGLRGAISYALSLHLGFSDETRHVIITTTLIIVLFTTLFFGGSTMPLLKFLRANKKVKRSRSQRKQKEVSLSKTKEWGQTIDSEHLSEITEEELEVSYSHATRIKGFVRLDMKYLTPFFTRRFTHQELKDCKSQMTDLTNQWYQAIRISNDRETDDEDSLPPGSLSNSQVNLQRGV